In the Sinomonas cyclohexanicum genome, CGGCACGAGCTTCTCCGTGCTCTCGGTCGGCAACCTCGGCTCGAAGGACTGTTCCGACGTCGCCGCGGTCATCGAGATCCCCGGGCTGCTCTCGTTCCTCGCCCACAACGACTTCACCACGAACATCCAAGGCGTCAACAGCCTCCAGGACCAGTACAAGAAGGCCTACGGGTCCAACCTTCCGGACAACCCGATCTACGGCGACCGCGCGGGCCAGCCCATCAACTACGTCCCCGTCATGGAGGTCACGTACTGGGGCTTCCGCGCGATGATCGGATTCGGTGGCCTCGCCGCCCTCGCGGCGCTCGTGGCCCTCATCCTCACCCGCAAGGGCACCGTGCCCGAGTCGCGGTGGCTCATGCGGCTCGCCGTCCTGGGCATCCTTGCCCCGTTCGGGGCGAACGCCGCCGGCTGGATCTTCACCGAGATGGGCCGGCAGCCGTTCGTCGTCGCGCCCAATCCCGCGATGGCCGGAAGCGTCGACCAGGTCTTCATGTTCACGGCAGCCGCGGTCTCGCCCGGGGTGAGCGCGGGCGAGATCCTCACCTCGCTCATCGTCCTGACGCTCATCTACGCGGTGCTCATGGTCGTAGAGGTCCGCCTCCTCATCACCTACGTCCGCGGCGGCGTCGCATCGGCGATGCCCGAGCTCGCCCACGCCGCCCACGAGCACGACGGGGGCCCGGACGGCGACGGGCCCGGCAGCGGCCCGGCGGGCAAGTCCGCCGACGACGTCCTGGCCTTCGCCTACTAGGAGCGCACGATGGAAACCCCCACCATTCTTCAGGCTGTCTGGTTCTGCGCCATCGCCGTCCTCTGGATCGGCTACCTCTTCCTCGAGGGATTCGACCTCGGCGTCGGGATGCACATGAAGCTGTTCGCCCGGGGCGAGCGCGAGCGCCGGGTGCTCCTGAATACGATCGGCCCAGTCTGGGACGGCAACGAGGTCTGGCTGCTGACCGCGGGCGGAGCGACGTTCGCGGCCTTCCCGCGCTGGTACGCCTCCCTGTTCTCGGCGCTGTACCTGCCGCTCACGCTCGCGCTCGTGGCCCTGATCTTCCGTGCGGTGGCCATCGAGTACCGCGGGAAGGTCCACTCCGACCGCTGGCGCGCGGTATGGGACTGGGCACTCGCCCTCGGCTCGGGCGTCGCCGCCTTCTGCGTCGGCGCGATGCTCGCCCTGACGACGGCGGGACTGCCGCTGAACGCCAACGGCGACCGGGTCGGCGGGCCGTTCGTGTGGCTCAACGGGTACGCCGTGCTCGGCGGCCTCGCCGTCGTCGGGTTCGCGCTCGTGCACGCCCTCGCGTTCCTGGCCCTCAAGACGGACGGCGAGGTCCGCTCCCGGGCCCACCGCGCGTTTGTCCGCTGGCTCCCGTTCGCCGTGCTGCCCCTCGTGGCCTGGGTCCTCGCAGTGCAGCTGCATACGGGGAAGTGGTGGAGCTGGGCGCTCACCGCCGTGGCGGCGGGCGCCGCAGTCACCGCGTGGGCGCTGGGCCGCCGAGGCTCGGAAGGCAGGGCGTTCATCGGCCTCGCCGTGTTCCTCGCGACCGGCGCGGCGGCGATCTTCTCCGCCGCCTTCCCCGTGGTGCTGCCCTCGACGATCGACCCGGCCCTGAGCCTCACGGCGGCCAACGCGTCGTCGTCCGACTACACGCTGGGCCTCATGACTGTTGTCGCCCTTATCGGCCTCCCGCTCGTGCTCGCCTACCAGGCGTGGACATATTGGGTGTTCCGCCGGCGGCTGAGTGTGGACAGCATCCCGACCGCACACGCGGTGGTGCCCGCGACCATCGTCCGGCTCGTGACCGGCCGGCAGGCCTAGGCAACGTCAGGCAGGACCAGCATGCGACCGGACATTCCCCTCGGCCCGTCGACGCGGCGCGCCCTCGTCTTCCTCGGCATCCTCGCCGTGGCGAAGGCGGCGGGCCTCGCCCTCATGGCACAAGGGGTCGCGTCCGGCCTCGCGGGCCTCGCGTCCGGCGCAGGCGCGGCCGCCCTGGATAGTGCGTCACTGTCCTCGGCGACCCTGATGGCCGCGGCCGGCATCCTCGTCCGCGCGGCCTCGCAGTGGGGAACGTCGGCAGTGGGCCGGTGGGCCGCCGTCGGAGTCAAGGAGGAGCTGCGCTCGCAGCTGATCGAGGCGGGGCTCTCCCGTCCGGCTTCGAGGCCGGCCCCCGGAAGTGGTGCGGAGGGCGTTCCCGCGGACGACGGCGGCGCCCGGGTCGCGTCGTCGCCCGCGGCCACCGCGGTGCTCGCCGGCAGGGGGCTGGACGAGCTCGACGCCCTGTACACCCAGTACCTGCCGGCGCTCGTCCAGACGGCTGCCGTCCCCGTGCTGCTCGGCGCGAGGATCCTCGGCGCGGACTGGGTCAGCGCCCTCATCCTCGTGCTCACGCTGCCGCTCGTGCCGGTGTTCATGGTGCTCATCGGGCGCCACACCGTCGACGCCGTCTCCGAGGCCCAGCAGTCGCTCCTGCGGCTCGGCGCGCACCTCGTGGAGCTCGCGCAGGGGCTGCCTGTCCTCGTCGGTCTCGGGCGGGCCGCCGAGCAGCGCAGGGCCCTCGCGGAGCTCTCGCGCTCCTACCAGGGCCGCACGATGGCCACGCTCAGGGTCGCGTTCCTCTCGGCGCTCGCCCTCGAGCTCATCTCCACGATCTCCGTGGCGGTCGTGGCCGTGTTCATCGGAGTCCGCCTCGTGTACGGCGACATGCCGCTCGAGGCCGGCCTCCTCGCCCTCATCCTCGCCCCGGAGTGCTTCCAGCCCCTCCGCGACTTGGGCACGGCGCATCACGCGAGCGAGGACGGCGCCGAGGCGCTGCGCCGCACTCGCGAACGCGTCGCGGTACCCCACGGCATGCCGGTCCTCGCCGGCGGGACCCCCACGCCTGCGGCGCCGGGGGTGCCGGAGATCCACGTGGATGCCCTCGCCGTACGCTACGGTGGCGCTGCGCCCGGCGCCGAGCGCACGGCCGCCGGGCCCGTGACCTTCATCGCGGAGGCCGGAAGCGTCACGGTGCTCGCAGGGCCAAGCGGTTCCGGGAAGACGACCGTCCTCGCGGCGATCGCCGGCCTCGTCCGCGATGGCGCCGGCGCCGCCGTCAGCGGCACCGTCCGGGGCGCCGACCCAGCGCGCCTGGCCTGGGTTCCGCAGCACCCGCAGTTCACGGAGGACAGCGTGGAGGCCGAACTCGCCCTCTATGCGGGGGCGGCGGGGGAGCGCGACGGAGCCCTCGTCGAGGAGCTGCTGGCCGGACTGGGCCTCTCGGGGCTCGGCGGCGCCCGCCCGTCCGAGCTGAGCCCCGGCCAGCAGCGGCGCGTCGCGGTCGCCCGCGGGCTCGCCCGGGTGGCCGACGGCGCCAACGTGGTCCTCCTCGATGAGCCCACCGCACACCTCGACGAGGCCTCGGCGGCGCTCGTGGAGGCGGCGATCGCGTCGCTCGCCGGGCGGGCCACCGTCCTGCTCGTCTCCCACGAGCCCAGGACCGCGGCCCTCGCCGACCGCGTGGTCGAGCTCGCGCCGTCGGCAGGGGTGGTCTCCGAAAGGTTCGGCGTCCGGACCCCCGACGCGGACGACCTGACCCGCCCGGTGCGGGAGGCTCCGGCAAGCGCCGCGGCGCCCCGGCGAGCGTGGCTCAGGACGCTGGCCTCGATCGTCCGGCCGGATGCCGGGACGTACGTCCGCGCCGCCATCGCCGGGCTCGGGGCGGCAGCCGCCGGCATCGCCCTGGCCACCCTGTCCGGCTGGCTCATCGTCCGGGCCAGCGAGCAGCCTCCGATCCTGTACCTGCTCACAGCCATCACCGGGGTGCGGTTCTTCGGCGTCGCGAGGGCTGTGCTGCGGTACCGGGAACGGCTCGTGCTGCACTCCGCGGTCCTCTCCACGCTCACTGTCCTGCGGGACAGGCTCTGGGGCGCCCTGTCCGCGCGTGGCCTCTCGGCCCGCCGGCTGCTCGTCCCCGGGGCGGCGCTCGAGGCGCTCGTCGGGGACGTCGAGGCGGTCCGCGACCAGCTGCCGCGCGTGCTCCACCCGATCGCGACGGCGCTCCTCGTCGGCGTCGGCGCGGTCGTCGCCGTCGGCATCATGCTCCCCGCGCAGGTTCCCGCGCTCGCGGCGGCGCTCGCCGCGAGCCTCGTCGTCGCGCCCGCCGTGGCCCTCGGGGCGGATCGCCGTGCCGCTGCGCGCCTCCAGGCTGGCCGCTCCGCGTTCCTGTCCCGCATCGGCCAGGCGCTCGCCGCCGCAGGAGACCTGGCCGCCAACTCCCGCACCGCCGCGGTGCTCGCCCGGCTCCGGGCCCGGGACGCGCGCCTCACCCGGCTCGAACGCCGCGGCGCCGCGGCCGAGGGCCTCGCCCAGGCCATCGTCATCGCCGCCACGGGGATCGCCGCCGCGTTCACCCTCGGAGCCGCGGCGGCCGCCGGCGCGCCGGCCACCACGACGGCCGCCGTCCTCCTGCTCCAGCTGGCCCTCGCGGAGCCGCTCGCCGCCGCAAGCACGGCGGTTCAGCACCTCCCCGCCCTGCGCTCGGCGCTCACCCGCGTGGCGGCCGAGGAATGGGGGGCGGATGGACGCGCTCCCGAGCGGCCGGCGGGGGCCGGCGCCCCCGGGGTGCACCTCCGGGGCGTGGTCGTGGGCTGGCCGGGCGGGCACGACGTCGTCTCCGGACTCGACCTCGAGGCGTCGCCGGGTGACTGGGTCGTCCTGGCGGGGCCGTCCGGCAGCGGCAAGTCGACCATGCTCGCGCTCCTCACGGGCTTCCTGGCGCCGCGCGAGGGCTCGGCCGGCGTGAGCGGCCGCGTTGCGTGGTGCCCCCAGGAGTCGCACCTGTTCGACTCGACCGTTCGCGGCAACCTCGCGGTCGCCCGAGACCGCGACCACGCGCCGTCGGACGCAGAGCTGGAAGCAGCGCTCGACCGGGTCGGGCTGCTCGAGCACGTGCGCGCGCTGCCCGGAGCGCTCGACGCGCGGATCGGCAGCCGGGGGTCGTTCCTCTCGGGCGGCCAGCGGCAGCGGCTCGCCGTGGCCCGCACGCTGCTCGCCGGGGCCGACGTCGTGCTGCTGGACGAGCCCACCGCGCACCTCGATCCCGAGTCCGGGCTCGAGCTCGTCGCGGAGCTCCACGAGGCGCTCGCGGACAGGGCCGTCATCATGGTCACCCACCACGCCTCGGAGCTCATGCCGGGGGACGCGCTCGTGGAGCTCGGCGGCCGGAGTGCCGGCACAGCCTCTGCAGACGTGGCGCACGACGGCGCGCGGCGAGCTCAGCCTGTCGGCTGAGCCGAAGCCCCGCGGTCCCCGCGCGGGCGCGCGGCGAGCACCTGCTCGCGCAGGATGTCTGCGTGGCCGCAGTGCTGGGCGAGTTCCCGCAGGACATGAAGGCAGATCCAGCGCAGCGGCAACGGACCTCGGCGGTTCCCCGGCACAGTGTCGTCGAGCCCCAGTCCGGCGACCGCGCGCCTCGAGTCCGCGCACGCCGCGAGGTAGTCCGCGCGGACGGACGCAATCGTATCCGTGTCCTCGAGGATGAAGGACTCGTCCGGCGTGGCGGGGATGCCGATCTCGGCGCGGGATCGTCCCGACACGGCCTCATCGAACCAGACCCGCTCCACGAACGCGGCGTGCTTCACGAGGCCAAGGAGGGTTGTGCGGGACGGCACGAGGGAGGCACGCGCCTCGGCTTCGGTCAGCCCGTCGAGGCACTCTGCCAAGAGCGACCGGTGCTCGTCGATGAAGGCGTCGAACTGTGCCCGCAGCTCGGCGCGGAAGGCCGCAGGATCGTTGGGCTGCATGCCTTCAGCCCCGCACGTCGTGCAGGTGGTGCTCGACGTCGTGGAGGAAGTAGCGGGCGAGAGTCACGACCGTGAACTTGCTGCCGTTGCTGCGCAGGCCGCGCCGGCCGAAGGCCGCCTCGGGCACGGCCGCGAAGGCGTCGCGGGCAAGCGTCCCCTGCTCGGCAAGCTCGGCGCGGACCGTCTCCGGGTCGGCGTTCGCGTAGTCCTTCGCTACGGCCGTGGCGTCCTGGTCCCAGTCCGCGAACCGCGCCCCGTCCTCGCCGAGCATGAGGCCGAGCCGGTGGCGGAAGAGCTCGAAGACGTCCCGCACGTGGTACCCGTACTCGAGCGCCGACCACGTCGACTCGTCCGGGCGCACCCGCACGTCTTCGCGGCCCAGGGCCGAGTCCCATCGGGGCAGG is a window encoding:
- the cydB gene encoding cytochrome d ubiquinol oxidase subunit II — its product is METPTILQAVWFCAIAVLWIGYLFLEGFDLGVGMHMKLFARGERERRVLLNTIGPVWDGNEVWLLTAGGATFAAFPRWYASLFSALYLPLTLALVALIFRAVAIEYRGKVHSDRWRAVWDWALALGSGVAAFCVGAMLALTTAGLPLNANGDRVGGPFVWLNGYAVLGGLAVVGFALVHALAFLALKTDGEVRSRAHRAFVRWLPFAVLPLVAWVLAVQLHTGKWWSWALTAVAAGAAVTAWALGRRGSEGRAFIGLAVFLATGAAAIFSAAFPVVLPSTIDPALSLTAANASSSDYTLGLMTVVALIGLPLVLAYQAWTYWVFRRRLSVDSIPTAHAVVPATIVRLVTGRQA
- the cydD gene encoding thiol reductant ABC exporter subunit CydD, whose product is MRPDIPLGPSTRRALVFLGILAVAKAAGLALMAQGVASGLAGLASGAGAAALDSASLSSATLMAAAGILVRAASQWGTSAVGRWAAVGVKEELRSQLIEAGLSRPASRPAPGSGAEGVPADDGGARVASSPAATAVLAGRGLDELDALYTQYLPALVQTAAVPVLLGARILGADWVSALILVLTLPLVPVFMVLIGRHTVDAVSEAQQSLLRLGAHLVELAQGLPVLVGLGRAAEQRRALAELSRSYQGRTMATLRVAFLSALALELISTISVAVVAVFIGVRLVYGDMPLEAGLLALILAPECFQPLRDLGTAHHASEDGAEALRRTRERVAVPHGMPVLAGGTPTPAAPGVPEIHVDALAVRYGGAAPGAERTAAGPVTFIAEAGSVTVLAGPSGSGKTTVLAAIAGLVRDGAGAAVSGTVRGADPARLAWVPQHPQFTEDSVEAELALYAGAAGERDGALVEELLAGLGLSGLGGARPSELSPGQQRRVAVARGLARVADGANVVLLDEPTAHLDEASAALVEAAIASLAGRATVLLVSHEPRTAALADRVVELAPSAGVVSERFGVRTPDADDLTRPVREAPASAAAPRRAWLRTLASIVRPDAGTYVRAAIAGLGAAAAGIALATLSGWLIVRASEQPPILYLLTAITGVRFFGVARAVLRYRERLVLHSAVLSTLTVLRDRLWGALSARGLSARRLLVPGAALEALVGDVEAVRDQLPRVLHPIATALLVGVGAVVAVGIMLPAQVPALAAALAASLVVAPAVALGADRRAAARLQAGRSAFLSRIGQALAAAGDLAANSRTAAVLARLRARDARLTRLERRGAAAEGLAQAIVIAATGIAAAFTLGAAAAAGAPATTTAAVLLLQLALAEPLAAASTAVQHLPALRSALTRVAAEEWGADGRAPERPAGAGAPGVHLRGVVVGWPGGHDVVSGLDLEASPGDWVVLAGPSGSGKSTMLALLTGFLAPREGSAGVSGRVAWCPQESHLFDSTVRGNLAVARDRDHAPSDAELEAALDRVGLLEHVRALPGALDARIGSRGSFLSGGQRQRLAVARTLLAGADVVLLDEPTAHLDPESGLELVAELHEALADRAVIMVTHHASELMPGDALVELGGRSAGTASADVAHDGARRAQPVG
- a CDS encoding DinB family protein; this encodes MQPNDPAAFRAELRAQFDAFIDEHRSLLAECLDGLTEAEARASLVPSRTTLLGLVKHAAFVERVWFDEAVSGRSRAEIGIPATPDESFILEDTDTIASVRADYLAACADSRRAVAGLGLDDTVPGNRRGPLPLRWICLHVLRELAQHCGHADILREQVLAARPRGDRGASAQPTG
- a CDS encoding DinB family protein, which gives rise to MAITPDTKDWTWVLDRPCPECGFDPDSLTPQDVARRVDETLPRWDSALGREDVRVRPDESTWSALEYGYHVRDVFELFRHRLGLMLGEDGARFADWDQDATAVAKDYANADPETVRAELAEQGTLARDAFAAVPEAAFGRRGLRSNGSKFTVVTLARYFLHDVEHHLHDVRG